The region TGCTTTATTCAACTATTTCAATCATAAATGGCACAGAAACAATGAAATAATAAAAACCATCAAAAACATGATACAAAAAGCAGCCTAAATAAATGAAAAAAAGGATATACCAATTTCCACACTAATATTGACATTACCAAAATTACCTTAGATGCAATCCGATTCGCCGGACTCAGTTCCCGGGATTGACCAGACTGGTCGTGCTGATTCGTTCACTGATGACTTTGAATGACTTGACCTCTCCGCCGCTTGTTCTGGAGCCCTCGTTCTGCGAATTATAAGTCTCCTGCTGTCGGATTATCAGCCCCTCACGATAAGCGAAGTAGATTACCCCTTTTGTGTTCACCCTCTCCAATTTGACCACCAGACTGCCGTCCTTCTCCACGCCCTGAAAGGGAAGTATCATATTCCCCTTATATTCGATTACGGCGCAGTCATATCCGCCCTCTCGGACAAAGGAGCGAACCTTATACTCCGTCTCCGCCTTCTTAACCCCTTCCTTTCTCACCAGCAGGTGAATTGTCTGACGCCAGCTGTCACCCTCTTTAACCGGCTGCTCCGGGAATACGGGGAGAGCCTGCTCGTAGTAGTTTTTATAAAAATTCAGGAGATCGGGGCTTATCGAATCGCCGGGGTAAATGTCCAATACTTTTCCATTGGTGCCCATAAGGCACTCGATAGACCATTTATGAGTGATACTATCCGCGGCGAAAGCCGACCCCGAAGGATTGGGACTATTGACAATATCGGTCAGCCTGATCCGCGCCCGTGAACTGTCGGCCGTCGAAATTACTTCCTCATATAACTTTGATCGATATGAAAGATTACTGATATTGGTCAGCTTTCCGGCATTGTCATATATTTGAGCGGAGATCTTGACCTCATTGTTGTACTGTTGCTTTTGGCCGGGTTCAAACTTGAAAGCAATTTTCGCCTCCTTCACGCCTGATCCACATCCAGCCAACAGCAGGCCCGATATCAAAACGGCAAAAGCAATTCTGGTGGAAATGCCTTTCATTTATTTCCCCAGCCCAGGTTATTCAACTGGACCATCAAAGCCAGATTGTGAGAGGCCGCGCCGGGTGCCGAAAGAATCAGCGAACCCAACAGGTCCACATCCAGATTCTGCTCGGCGCCGGCTATTTCGACTGTCGTGGTGTAATTTCCGATCAGGCGGGGATTGTATGGTTCCCGATTTTCGCCGGCAACGGCCGATATTTGCGGAGTCGTTTCCCTGCCGGTGAGTGAAAAAGAGACAGCCAGAATTAAAAGCACCGCCGCCAGCGGTATCAAATAACTGTAAAGAATATCAAGCTGCCGGCGCGGGGCATATACAATTGAAATGGTTTCCGCCTCCGCCTCATCGACTACTCTGTAAAGAATATTATTTTCCAGAGTTTCCCAGTAGATATCCCCGGGATCCGGAATGGCCAACCCTCGCAGTTTCTCCGAAAGCTTCTTTTCCGTATCGATCAAATCCCGGCAGGATGAGCAAACGCTCAGATGCTCCTCCAACTGAATCCGATCAGCCTCGGCCAATTCTCCCGAAATGTAATCAAGGGAATAAAATTCTACCTGACGGCAGTTCATCTTCTTTCCTCATTTCATCTAAGCTTCTTTGCCAGCCATTTTCGCAATTTGAGTCTGGCAATGTGCAAATTCGATCGGACCGTCGCCTCCGGGCAATCCAAAGCCACGGCTACTTCCTCCATGGTATACCCTTCCACATCATGCAGGATAACCGTTATTTTTTGCCTCGGCGGCAAAAGGCTTATCGCCCGATTTATGACTTCCGACAGCTCCTCATTTTCCAAAGCCCGGTCGGGGGCGACGATTTTGTCGGCCAGTTGCACCTGAACCGATGGCACCATCTCCTCGTCGTCCTCTACCGAAACAAATCTTTTTTGCCGCTTCCGGATTAAATCGATGGCATAGTTGGTGGCGATTCTCAGGATAAAACTGGAGAAAAAGTCAGCCGATCTCAGCTGATTCCGTTTCTCATATATTCTCACGAAAGTCTCCTGAGTCACCTCATCCGCATCCAGATGATTCTCCAGCATCCGGAAAGCCAGCGAATAAACCTTCTTCTTATACCTCCTGACCAGTTCGGTGAAAGCCTCGTGGTCACCCTTGGTAAAATCATGTACCAGATCCCTTAATTCTTTATTCATATGGACCCGGTAAAACTAATGGCCATCATTATGACGCTTCTAACCCGCACCTGTTTAAAAGAAATTGTTTGACTGTTTTCCGCCCCAAGATTATACTTTGCCCCGCTGATGTCAACCTTTTTTTGGACAATAGGTTGGGGGAAGCCCGAGACAAATCAGGCAGGGCGCTGTCTGGATCCATGTTTGGATCGCGGATTTGTTCCGGTGACTCCGACATAGCAGTTTTTGGTATCCAGGAGTATTGGCAATTATGAGTTCCACCCCGAGATATCAACTCGATGCGGTGGCAGGAATCCCGGCAACTTTCCGCAGTCTCGGGATGGCTTTCTGAGCCAGTATCACTATCGCCATTTTCAACTATTGCCAGGTGGCTGACCCAATTAATGGGAACAACGAAGTTGAAGTCTCCATTTTTGGCTCTCGTTCCGCATGCAGTTCCAATCTGGTTGTGACCAGAACCACCATATTAATGGGGCCTGCGTGGCAATATCCTTGCCCAAAATGAACAATCAGTTGGTTAAAAGGTTGACAAATTACTTTTTCGACGTATTTTAACAGGCTGATTTTCTTTAGCCGAGATTTTTGTTTATGAACTCAATGACCGGATATGGTAAGGCCGATTATAGAACGAGCAAGCTGGCGATTTCTGTTGAAGTTGCCTCCGTCAACAATCGCTTCCTTGAGTATTATTTCCGTCTTCCCAAACAACTGATGTTCTTTGAGCCGAAGGTCAAAGAACTGGTTGCCACCCGTCTGAACCGGGGGAAAGTGAACCTGACATTAAACTATGAGGATTACGGTTTCGGTATCGACCGGCTGAGCGTGAGCGCCAATCTGGCCGATGAAATCTATCGCCAGCTGGCTCAACTGAAGAAAAAATACAAGCTGGCCGGTGAAATTGAAATCGGCCATTTTATGTCTTTCCAGGATATTTTTAAGGTCGAAAAGATCAATGACCTGGAAAAGAAAATCTGGCCTCTGATGAGCAAAGCTATCAATCGGGCTCTCGATGAACTCATTACCATGCGCGAGCGGGAGGGTGCCAATCTCCGCAAAGATATCCTGCTGCGGCTGAAACTTCTCACCGGAACCATAGACAGAATTGAAAAATCGTCCCCGGAAAATCTTGCCGCTTATCGCGAGAAGCTGGCACAGAGAATAAAAGAAGTTCTGGACAACAGAATCATTGAGGGCGCGCGTTTAGAGGAAGAGGTAGCCTATCTTGCCGAACGGGCCGATATCACCGAGGAGTGTGTGCGTTTCAAGAGC is a window of Candidatus Zixiibacteriota bacterium DNA encoding:
- a CDS encoding zf-HC2 domain-containing protein, giving the protein MNCRQVEFYSLDYISGELAEADRIQLEEHLSVCSSCRDLIDTEKKLSEKLRGLAIPDPGDIYWETLENNILYRVVDEAEAETISIVYAPRRQLDILYSYLIPLAAVLLILAVSFSLTGRETTPQISAVAGENREPYNPRLIGNYTTTVEIAGAEQNLDVDLLGSLILSAPGAASHNLALMVQLNNLGWGNK
- a CDS encoding RNA polymerase sigma factor, producing MNKELRDLVHDFTKGDHEAFTELVRRYKKKVYSLAFRMLENHLDADEVTQETFVRIYEKRNQLRSADFFSSFILRIATNYAIDLIRKRQKRFVSVEDDEEMVPSVQVQLADKIVAPDRALENEELSEVINRAISLLPPRQKITVILHDVEGYTMEEVAVALDCPEATVRSNLHIARLKLRKWLAKKLR
- a CDS encoding YicC family protein; its protein translation is MNSMTGYGKADYRTSKLAISVEVASVNNRFLEYYFRLPKQLMFFEPKVKELVATRLNRGKVNLTLNYEDYGFGIDRLSVSANLADEIYRQLAQLKKKYKLAGEIEIGHFMSFQDIFKVEKINDLEKKIWPLMSKAINRALDELITMREREGANLRKDILLRLKLLTGTIDRIEKSSPENLAAYREKLAQRIKEVLDNRIIEGARLEEEVAYLAERADITEECVRFKSHLKQFVADVKSNGPVGKRLNFILQELNREANTIGSKVAGAGIARMAMELKEEIEKIREQVQNIE